In Xylanibacter ruminicola 23, a single genomic region encodes these proteins:
- a CDS encoding D-Ala-D-Ala carboxypeptidase family metallohydrolase, translating to MESIVQLNSNANLSEHFTLGEMTKSSSHPEVYNIPSHEAIANLKRLCTWLEALRERTGRSIVINSGYRSPQLNRKVGGAPTSNHLTGCAADIRTSGMEQAITYAAILLAYARESQQEFDELLIEKNRYGAVWLHFAVRPSTPSSKNRHKVAFIQA from the coding sequence ATGGAATCCATAGTTCAGTTAAACAGTAATGCAAACCTCTCCGAGCACTTCACTCTAGGTGAGATGACAAAGAGTAGTAGTCATCCCGAAGTGTATAACATCCCTAGCCATGAGGCGATAGCAAATCTAAAACGCCTATGCACATGGCTGGAAGCGCTGAGAGAACGGACCGGACGATCTATTGTGATCAACTCGGGCTATCGCTCGCCGCAGTTGAACCGGAAGGTTGGGGGAGCGCCCACCAGCAACCATCTGACAGGTTGCGCCGCCGACATCCGTACCAGCGGGATGGAGCAAGCCATCACCTATGCCGCCATCCTGCTGGCCTACGCCCGGGAATCGCAGCAGGAGTTCGACGAGCTGCTGATAGAAAAGAATCGCTACGGTGCCGTGTGGCTGCACTTTGCCGTCCGCCCCAGCACCCCCTCGTCAAAGAACCGCCACAAAGTAGCCTTCATCCAAGCCTAG
- a CDS encoding Fic family protein, which produces MDIARELLQYLHYHPLSTRDDIAKGIAFEGSDATMKRMIASGVKDGSIVVEGKARATRYRLSDQAHLLMPLNLDTYFSQDQDKRQVQTSFNFDLIRQQLPVVTLFTDDEIALLNELQAEFKQHISEMTENEYRKEMERLGIDLSWKSSQIEGNTYSLLETERLLRESKTADGKTKEEAVMLLNHKDALRFVLDNPDYLQHLTISHIEDIHQLLTKELSVDRGIRHRRVGITGTNYHPLDNEFQIREALHDTCDLINSKENVFEKALLTLVLLSYIQAFADGNKRTARITSNAILIANGYCPLSFRSVDSIDYKKAMLIFYEQNNLYAFKKIFIEQFEFAVREYF; this is translated from the coding sequence ATGGATATAGCAAGAGAATTATTACAGTATCTGCACTATCATCCCCTATCTACGCGTGATGATATAGCAAAGGGTATCGCCTTTGAAGGTAGTGATGCCACCATGAAACGTATGATTGCGTCGGGCGTAAAAGACGGCAGCATCGTTGTAGAAGGAAAGGCTCGCGCAACTCGATATCGGTTATCAGATCAAGCTCACTTACTGATGCCACTAAATTTGGATACCTATTTTTCGCAGGATCAGGATAAACGACAGGTGCAGACTTCTTTCAATTTTGATTTGATTCGTCAACAGCTCCCAGTTGTAACGCTTTTTACCGACGATGAGATAGCGCTTCTGAATGAACTGCAGGCAGAGTTCAAGCAGCACATTAGTGAAATGACAGAAAACGAATACCGCAAAGAGATGGAACGTTTGGGTATCGACCTCAGCTGGAAATCATCGCAAATAGAGGGAAATACTTATTCGCTTCTTGAGACAGAGCGCCTGCTGCGAGAGAGTAAGACTGCTGACGGAAAGACAAAAGAAGAAGCTGTGATGCTGCTTAATCATAAAGATGCCTTACGATTTGTGCTCGACAATCCTGATTATCTGCAACATTTGACAATCAGCCATATCGAAGACATTCATCAGTTACTTACCAAAGAATTATCTGTCGACAGAGGTATCCGCCATCGTCGTGTGGGAATCACTGGTACCAATTATCATCCGCTTGATAATGAATTCCAGATTCGTGAGGCTCTGCATGACACGTGTGACTTGATCAATAGTAAAGAAAATGTGTTTGAGAAAGCACTCCTTACCCTCGTGCTTCTATCATATATTCAGGCTTTCGCGGATGGCAACAAACGCACAGCCCGCATCACCAGCAATGCCATTCTGATAGCCAATGGCTATTGTCCACTAAGTTTTCGTTCCGTTGACTCTATTGATTACAAAAAGGCAATGCTTATTTTTTACGAGCAGAACAACCTTTATGCTTTCAAGAAAATATTCATCGAGCAATTTGAATTTGCCGTAAGAGAATACTTCTAA